Proteins found in one Neomonachus schauinslandi chromosome 1, ASM220157v2, whole genome shotgun sequence genomic segment:
- the GPR15 gene encoding G-protein coupled receptor 15 has translation MDPEATSVYLDYFYATSKNPDLEDTHSHVPYTSVFLPVFYTAVFLTGVLGNLVLMSALHFKRGSRRLIDIFIINLAVSDFIFLVTLPLWVDKEASLGLWRTGSFLCKGSSYMISVNMHCSVFLLTCMSVDRYLAIVCPAISRKFRRRDCAYGVCASVWFISCLLGLPTLLSRELTLIDDKPYCAEKRATSMKLTWALVALIFTFFVPLVSIVTCYCCITRKLCAHYQQSGKHNRKLRKSIKIILIVVAAFVFSWLPFNTFKLLAIVSGLQQEIYFSSAFLQLGMEVSGPLAFANSCVNPFIYYIFDSYIRRAIVHCLCPCIKKYDFGSSTETSDSHLTKALSNFIHVEDFARRRKRSVSL, from the coding sequence ATGGACCCAGAAGCAACCTCagtttatttggattatttctatgCCACCAGCAAAAATCCTGATCTTGAGGACACCCACTCCCATGTTCCTTATACGTCGGTCTTCCTTCCGGTCTTTTACACAGCTGTGTTCCTGACTGGAGTGTTGGGGAACCTCGTCCTCATGAGTGCCTTGCATTTCAAACGGGGCAGCCGAAGACTGATTGACATCTTCATCATCAACCTGGCCGtatctgactttatttttcttgtcacaTTGCCTCTCTGGGTGGATAAAGAAGCATCTTTAGGACTGTGGAGGACAGGCTCCTTCCTGTGCAAAGGCAGCTCCTACATGATCTCAGTCAACATGCACTGCAGTGTCTTCTTGCTCACCTGCATGAGTGTTGACCGCTACCTGGCCATCGTGTGTCCAGCCATATCCAGGAAATTCAGGAGGAGAGACTGTGCATATGGAGTCTGCGCCAGCGTCTGGTTTATCTCCTGCCTTTTGGGTTTGCCTACTCTTCTGTCCAGGGAACTCACCCTGATTGATGATAAGCCATACTGTGCAGAGAAGAGGGCTACGTCAATGAAACTGACTTGGGCCCTGGTGGCCTTAATTTTTACCTTCTTTGTCCCTTTGGTGAGCATTGTGACCTGCTACTGTTGCATCACAAGGAAGCTGTGTGCGCATTACCAACAGTCGGGAAAACATAACAGAAAGCTGAGGAAATCCATAAAGATCATCTTGATTGTCGTGGCAGCCTTTGTCTTCTCCTGGCTGCCCTTCAATACTTTCAAGCTTCTGGCCATTGTCTCTGGGCTGCAGCAAGAAATCTACTTTTCCTCAGCTTTTCTCCAGCTGGGCATGGAGGTGAGTGGGCCTTTGGCATTTGCCAACAGCTGCGTCAACCCTTTCATTTACTATATCTTTGACAGCTACATCCGCCGGGCCATCGTGCACTGCTTGTGCCCTTGCATCAAGAAGTATGACTTTGGAAGCAGCACGGAGACATCAGATAGTCACCTCACTAAGGCTCTCTCCAACTTCATTCATGTAGAGGACTTTgccagaaggaggaagaggtcTGTGTCACTCTAA